Below is a window of Deinococcus aerophilus DNA.
TCATTGCGGCATGTAGGGTTGGCGGGCAGCCGAGGGCCCTGGCTCTGGGTGGGTATGACGGGATAGTGAGAGGGCAAGACGAGAAGGATGCAAAGCGGCCCGCAGGATTCGTGGGCAGAAATGGTGCGCCCCGACGGGCATCGGCTGAGTGACGCGCTGACGCCGAAAAAATTGCAGCGTCTGTGTGCTGGAATTGGCCACGGCGCAGTCGGTGCCTGATGCCAGTCGGCACTCGGTCCCGGCCTCCACGAATCTATGGTTGGATCCAGCGCTGAGGCACAAGGTGAAATCCCTGATGGCTTGACAGATCAATGGGTTGCCTGATCCTCATCTGTGGGCAGAGAGGTCAGAACAGCCTGAATCCGCCTCGCTGCCTCGCTGGCGGAACCGATCCTCACGGATCCCTGGGCCGACTTCGGGCTTCCACTCCATGCCATCTGCGATTCTCGCTCACTCCGGCTCCGCTCCCAGACGCTTCCAGAAGCGGGCTGGGCCATAAATGCCGCAAGCGCCGCCGCACCAACTTCATCCCCGGCCACTTTCAAAGCGAGGACCCCGTACGGCAGCAACCACGTGAAGACCACAAGATTACGCGTCTCCCAGGCTTCCGACAGGCTGGTCAATACTGCCACTGCTCCGTCTCTTCGCAGACCGTCCAGCAAGGACAGTCGGCCATGCACGCCGCGTGACAGCGTCCTCGCGAACAACTCCCCACTGATCACGCTGCTCGCGAGCGTCTGTTCCACACGCGCCTTCAGCACTTCGAGATTGGGCTGTTCACGCTGCTGAAGCGCCAGTTCCAACTCCACCAGACCCAGCACAGACGACACGATCGGCTCCTGTCCCTGCACCCCCAAAGCCTCAATCATGCCCAGCGCCTCGAGCAGAACGGTCCGTGACGCCAGCAGGTCATTCTGCAGCATCCATTCCACGCTAATGCTGGACAGCAGCCAGATCACGTCCATTCCAGGTGGTACGTGCCCACCCGTGTACAACGCGTACGCCTCGCCATTACACCGCCTGGCCTCGTCAAAGGCCTCAAGCAGCGCCGAGGCCAGGCCCAGGTTGTTCAGCGTCCGCATCAGGCGTGTCGGGTCACCTAACTCACGAGCGATGGTCTCCGCCTGGCGCAACACCTCCCGGCCCTCGGTCAGCATCAGCGCACGGACACACGCCTGTCCGTATCCATCCAGGGCACGCAGACGTAACAGCGGGTCCTCCTGGTCAGCCACCACGCTGAGCACTTCCTGGCCCAGTGCCAGTGCCCGGGGCACGTCGTTGGTGAACAGGGTAAGCCACGCGTATCCGATCATGAACGACGCACGCGCCTGCCGTGCCGGCGGCTCCTGCAGTTTGGGCAGCAGGGTTTCACAGAAGGCCAGACCGTCCTGGAAACGGCCCATCAGCGGGTAGGACCACAGCACCGGTTCGGCCATCAGTGCGAGGTCCGCATACGCGCCCTGGGAGATCAGCCACTGCAGGGCCGCACGGATGTTCGCTTCCTCTTCACGCAGCAGCGTGACCAGCGCCGGAGACGCCGCGCCGCCCGCCTCATGGTTGAGGAGAGTGAGCCGCTCCCGGAAGTGGGTGGCGTGCCGGACAGCCCATTCTCGTGCATCATCCGGAGCCAGCTTGCTGATCGCAAACGCCCGCACCAGCGGGTGAAACGAGGACCGGCCCCCGGGCAGGAGTGTGATCAGGGCTTTGGCCGTGAGCTCTTCGAGGGTATTCAGGGTGGCGCCCGCCACGACCCGGGCGGCTTCCCACCTGAACCCGCCCCGAAAGACAGTCAGGCGAGCGAGCACCTGTTGCTGCTCGGGGTTCAGGCGCTGCCAGGAGGCTTCCAGCGCACGGGCGAGGCTACGGTGCCGGCCCGGGAGGTCCACCATGGGAAAATCCAGGTGAAGGGCGTCGCGCTCAAGCTCGTCGGCCAGGGCTTCCAGGGGCAGCACGCCGGTCCACGCGGCCGAGAGTTCCACGCCGAGGGGAGACCCTCCCACGGCCAGACAGATGCGGCGGATCAGCGGACGGGTGTCCGCAGTCAGGACCAGAGGGCTCACCTGACTGGCGCGGCTGCGAAAGAGCCTCACCACATCCGCGCGGTCAAAGTCTTCATGGAGTGCCGTGGGAGCGGGCACGTCCATGCCGCCGACCATGATGACGTGTTCGTCCCGCACACGCAGGCGCTCACGGGAAGTCACCAGAAAGGTGACGCCTGCACAGGACCTGGCAAGCTGCATCAGCAGGGGCGTGAAGGCAAGCAGGTCGTCATAGTTGTCCAGAATGACCAGCGTACGCCCCTCGCGCAGGAACTGACTCAAGGTTTGAAGGGCGTCGCGTTCGTTTGCCAGCGGTACTCCGAACGCTGCGGCGAGGCAGGCGGGCACCTCGGAGGCATGCGCGCAGTGCTCGAGGGCCACGAACAGCACCTTGTGGAATTCTCCACCGCCTGGCTCGGTCTGAAGGTCCTGAATCACCTGAAGGGCCAGACGGGTCTTGCCGATTCCACCCGGCCCGTGCAGGGTGATCAGGTGGCATCCGGGAGAGCGCAGCAGATGAAGGAGCCGCACGCGCTCGGCGCGTCTTCCGACAAAGCTGGTGGGAGCGGGAGGAGCGGGCGAGGAGGCGGTCACCGGCAGCGGTTGTTGCTGGAGGATCAGGTTGGGAAACTCTCCGTATTCGGCACGGTAGCGGTGGGTAAATGCCTCGTGGAACAGGCGGGCGGCGGCGGTATGACCGGCATGTTCGTGGGCCAGCAGGAGGAGGCGTGCCCCTTCGGCCGAGAATGGATCGAGTTCCAGAAGACGTTCGGTCAGGTGAGCCGCGTCGGCCGGGCGACCGTTGCGCAGGGCTGCGCCAGCCAGAGCGAGTGCCCGGTCCAGATAAGAATGCGTGAGGTGCATCTCCCAGCGGGATTGCCAGTCGTCCCAGGACGGACTGTCACGAATGGTTACCCCCGACAGAAAGGGGCCCCGCCACAGCGAGAGGAAAGTGTCCGGATCCTCGGTCCCCAGCTGATGGGCATCAAGACTCATGGCACCGAGATCAGGGTGCAGGATGGTCCGGCCGGCGTAGAGGAGGGGAGGATCGCCGAGCAACTGCGTGAGGGTGCTGAGGACGGCGCGCAGGCTCTGTCGGGCGTGATGACGGTCGCGTTCCCACAGGATCGAGGCCAGTGTTTCACGCGGGGTGGGGCCATCAAGGGCAAGAATGGCGAGCAGGGCAATGGCCTTGTGCGAACGCAGATTCACGTCGGCGCCGTAGCGAAGCAGGCGGGGGGGGCCGAGAACAGCAAAGGACCAGGCTACCGTCATATGTCCACCTGAAAGCACGGGCGTGGGGTGGGATGGTCCTGAATGAGGGGGGCTGGTTGGCAGACCACCACACGATGTCCGCGCTGTTTGAATTCTATCTGGGCCGGCTGCCCGGTGGCGAATAGCGCCGTTAATGGGTACGGCAGACTTTGTGCTGGGCAGAGACGCAGAATGGACGGCGATTCAACGGCGGCGTCCTGTTTTGACAGTGGGATCATGGGGCAATCCACCCAGGCTGGGCAGAACAACCTGATCAAGCCTCACCCGGAGCGGCGAGATCATCGAAAACAACGTCGTGACGGCATCGGCGGAGCAGCAGGGCGGCAACGTGCATCTGTACAGCCCGGGGAGGATGAAACACCAAAGCGGCGTAGACCGCTGGCGTGGGCAGCACTGGTCCTTACCAGACCGTCTCCCACGGCTGGGTCCACCCTCTCCAGCGCGAGCGTGATGGGAAATTTGGTCACCGGGAACGGCAGCGTGTTCAACGGGAAGACGGGCACGTATGCCCAACTGGGCGGTAATACTCCCGGAAATATGTACAACAAGTCCGGAGTCCTGTTGCCGGCAGTCAACGGATGCAGGCGGTAATGCTCTGCCCTCTTAGCGAGGCCGATCCCCCTGAGCCGAACATTGCGAGCTGCAAGCAGGCCGTGGCTGTCTCGAGGACAGGAAATGTCCCGCTCAATCAGTACCTTTCGCGGGGCAAGGCCGCTGCGCCACAGGTGGACAGACAGCCGTTGAAATGGGAGCAGGGGGACCGGTCGGTCCCCCTGCTCTTCCTTCGGTTCGTGGTGGCGAACCTCACATCATTTTCCATTTCCTGAGGTGACGGTGTGCGGCTGTGCTGAGGCGTTTAAATACGGAAACAGCTCCTGACAACGTTATTTTTCAGCCTGTTCAAGTCCCACGACCATCGCCTGTACGGTGTAGCTGTAGCCCGTGGCGGGATTGGTCAGGATGAGGCGGCCCATCTGGCGAACGTCCTGCATCCTGTCGGTGCGGGTGATTTTCAGACCGACCACGCCCTCAGTCTTGCCGGGGCGCAGGCTGACCTTGACATTGCTGGGCAGATCCTCTGCCTTCACGACCAAGCGATGGGGATCACCCAGGGCGGCCATCACTTCAACCGGCAGGGCCAGTCCCTGCCAGGCACACTCGGTGTACAGCTGCTCATAGACCAGTGCATCTCCGTCTCTGGTGTTGGCCACCACCACCGCCTGCGGTACCGAGTCGGCAAGACTTGAGTTCATTCCATTCAAAGTGGTCAGGGCCAGCAGAAGAATCAGCATCTTTTTCATGGCGGTGCTCCTGATGAGTCAGAGGCGAGATGAACTCATGCCGCACTTGACAAACGCCCGAATGCGCACCTTATAGGCACTCACCTCCCCCTTTCAGGAGAGCGGACACAGGAGCGCCAGGGCCGATCCTTGAACGCGCAACACTGTTTCCGGCATCGGTGCTGTGGAGGTAGGCAAGAAGTATGAAAAGCGAACCGTTGGGTCTGGGCGGGCGTATTCTCCGCAACCACTCGGGCGGCCTTGCCACAGGGGCAGTCCCGGTGACTGTAGAGGTGGACCTTACGGAGGGGAGAAGTGGTGCTGAGGGTGTCGAACAAACTGTAAAAATGCTGGATCTGGGCACAGCGCTACCCACAGCCAGCCCGGGCGAATTGGCGCCATAGAGTTGCGTCAGGGAAGTCTCTGGTGCTGAATTGCTTTTGAGGCGACTCAGGTTCATCGTCGTGATGTGCACGGGCGAACCTGTTGTGAACACAGGCGGGCTTGAAGAAAACACTGGGTAGGCCATGAGATTCCTCAAAGGGCAAATGAACTAAAGCGTTCCACCTATGGGCTTGGCTGAGGGGAGGGGCAATGCCCCCTGAAATCACAGGTAACGGGAGCTTCGTTGCGTCAGGGTCCTCGCCGGGAGGTTGGGGGGCGGGCGGCAAATACCTCTGCCGCTTTCGCGCGCAGAGCTGTGGAGCTTTATAGCCTCGGCTTCTCACCACTCCTGCAAGAACCGAAAGTCATCAAAGGGGGGAGGATGTGGCACTACCCTGTGAGGCCAGCGGTCACGTCCGGGACATCCCTGCGGCTCTTTTGCACGAGGGCTGTACGGGGATGGACAGGACCGAAAGCAGGAGCGTTGATTGGGTGAGGAAATGGGCTTGCAGGGTCAAGAACGGTGAGATGAGGCAATGGTACAGATCCCACCGTGAAAAAAGCGTGATTTACCGCGAAGGGAATGGATGCCCGGCTCCCGATCTTTCTGGACTTTGATGTCTCAGGAGTTGGGGATGGGACCTTTCAAGCAGAACTGGCCCATCTGCGGGCCAGGGGCAGGATGACCCGCAAGGGAGATTGCTGGGTTAACGCCGTGGTGGAAAGCCTTTCTGGCTTCCTGAAACAAAACCTGCTGGAGGACACCAGCTTTGAGGACCGAACCGTTGCTGGGCAAGCCGTGTTCGAGGTCATCGGGATACTCTGGAATGGTCGGCACCATCACTCGACTTCTGGGGGCTGGATGGCCCGCGAATTCGAACGCCAACCTACAGCCGCCTGACCACCACGCAGCATCAGAGCAGGCCCAGGCTGCTGCGTCGTTCGGGCAACAGGCAGGATTCCTGACCAAGCCGAGGAGTCCACGCCCCTTGTGTCTTAGGGCCGGGCGCTTCGCCGCCGCCGGCTCCGCTGGGGGGTTCTGGCCGGTATGACGGCGGCCCCCTGCGTCCGGTGGGCCAGCCAGATGGTGTGGTGCGCCCCCTTGCCGGGCCGGGCACGCACCGTGCGCACGTCGACCCGGAAGCCTGCCTGCCGGAGGCGCCGGGTAAAGCGCTCGTCCGGTGTGGCAGACCAGACCGCCAGCACGCCGCCAGGCCGCAGGGTCCGCTGCGTGGCCGCCAGTCCGTGTGGCGAGTACAGCCAGTTGTTGCCGTGGTGCGTCATGCCCTCGGGGCCGTTGTCCACGTCCAGCAGCACGGCGTCATAGGCGGCGTGCCCTTGCCGCAGCAGCTCGGCCACGTCGCCGACATGGACCTGGGTGCGGGGGTCTTTCAGTGGAAAGGCGGCGCACTCGCCCAGTGGGCCCCGGTTCCACTCCACGACCTCGGGTACCAGCTCGGCCACCGTGACCACGCCGTCCGGTCCCAGCGCCTTCAGGGCCGCGGCGAGCGTAAAGCCCATGCCCAGGCCCCCCACGAGCACACGCGGCGCCGGGCGCTCCGCGATCACCGCGCAGCCCAGCTCGGCCAGCGCGTCCTCGGAGGCGTGCATGCGGCTGTTCATCAGCTCGCTGATGTAACCCGAGATCTGAATGGAGAACTCCAGCTGGTCGCCACGGCGGTACAGACACAGGTCCTGCTGGGTGCCGGGAATGGCCGCGCGGGCCAGCGGAACCCAGGGAATCATGCGGGGTCCAGTGGAGGGCAGACCCCTTGAGGACGGGCGGAGGGGAGACGGACGGTATTCGGAGACAGGCCGAGGAGCAGGGGTCGCGCAAGCATCAGCTGACTCTAGCGGCCCCCGGCAGCCTCCAACAGGTCATCCCGCAGGTTCGTGGGGGAAGGTGCCCGCGCAGGCCACGGATGGGTGCGTCCTGACTGTCTGACCGGCAGACACCCCTGAGCCTCTACCGCGTGAATCTGCCCCGGTGCTTCCTGGGTGGGCAGGCTGGCCCGGCACAGTCTCCCGCTTAGGCGTCATGGTCTTTGGCGGCCCACCATCGCGATCCGCTCCTTCGTCTGCTCAGCGAAGAGACGTCTCCTGTGGGGAGGTCACCCATCGACAACGGTTCGGCATGGTGGGCCGTCGGTACACCCGCACAGGCGGTCTGAAACGTCATGCAGAGAAAGTCGGGGCTGAGGTGATGACAGCGCCGCTTACAGTGGTTGGGAAGACGAACGCAGCGCGGCGGCTGTGAAACTCCGGGGACAGGCCGCCGGGACTCATGACCCGCCGGCGCTTCCCCTGCTCCCGGCACCAGCTCAGGAGGGCCCATGCTCGTTCACGTTCTGTACGCCGCCCATCCGCCGCAGTGCTCCTTCGAGCTGACGCTGGAGCAGCTCACGCGGCGGGATACCCGCTTCGGAGCGCTGCCCGCCCTGCAACGGCGCGGCGTGCTGGAACAGGTTGTCCAGGACAGCGCCGATCTGCAGCAGGCCCACCTGCGGCTGAAGATGGGTCCCCAGGTCTGGCACGGCACCCCCGGCGCCCTCGATGAGGACGGCTCGGGCCGCGTCTCCGCCGGGCACGGCTGGAGTGAACAGGAGCTGGAGTTCGCGCTGGGGCTGAATCTTGTGGAGGCCGAGCGGCACGCTGTCTCTGTTTCCGAGCTGACCGGGGTCCTGCAGGCCTGGCCCCACGGCACCGTCTACGTGTTCGGGGCCGGTTCGGGCGCTGGGGAGGACACGCTGCAGCGCCGCTTCAATCTCACAAGCTTCACCGACCGGCTGGAGCTGGAGTTTCTGGCGCAGTCGGGATTTGCGGAGCTGGGCGTGCTGCGTGCCCACCGGATTGGTGGGGAGGGACGGCCACACATCCTGCGCGCCGGGAATTCAGCGGCCCATGGAGGGCCGGTCTGAAGCGGTCCAGCAAAGCGCTGGACGGGCTGTCCGGGCACCGGGGCGACGGGTGTGGAGTGGCAACCCGCCACGTTGGTTGCTGTTGACCGCGGTCGGGGGCCGCTTACTCGTTGTAGGCGGCGCCGACCACGGGGATGCTCAGGGTGGTCAGGGTCTGGTCGCCGGATTTCAGGGCAAGGATCGCGGTGTCATGTACCCCCATGCGGTCATCGTCACGGCTGACCGTGACGTCCAGCAACAGCAGGTCACCTACCT
It encodes the following:
- a CDS encoding spermidine synthase, producing MIPWVPLARAAIPGTQQDLCLYRRGDQLEFSIQISGYISELMNSRMHASEDALAELGCAVIAERPAPRVLVGGLGMGFTLAAALKALGPDGVVTVAELVPEVVEWNRGPLGECAAFPLKDPRTQVHVGDVAELLRQGHAAYDAVLLDVDNGPEGMTHHGNNWLYSPHGLAATQRTLRPGGVLAVWSATPDERFTRRLRQAGFRVDVRTVRARPGKGAHHTIWLAHRTQGAAVIPARTPQRSRRRRSARP
- a CDS encoding AfsR/SARP family transcriptional regulator → MTVAWSFAVLGPPRLLRYGADVNLRSHKAIALLAILALDGPTPRETLASILWERDRHHARQSLRAVLSTLTQLLGDPPLLYAGRTILHPDLGAMSLDAHQLGTEDPDTFLSLWRGPFLSGVTIRDSPSWDDWQSRWEMHLTHSYLDRALALAGAALRNGRPADAAHLTERLLELDPFSAEGARLLLLAHEHAGHTAAARLFHEAFTHRYRAEYGEFPNLILQQQPLPVTASSPAPPAPTSFVGRRAERVRLLHLLRSPGCHLITLHGPGGIGKTRLALQVIQDLQTEPGGGEFHKVLFVALEHCAHASEVPACLAAAFGVPLANERDALQTLSQFLREGRTLVILDNYDDLLAFTPLLMQLARSCAGVTFLVTSRERLRVRDEHVIMVGGMDVPAPTALHEDFDRADVVRLFRSRASQVSPLVLTADTRPLIRRICLAVGGSPLGVELSAAWTGVLPLEALADELERDALHLDFPMVDLPGRHRSLARALEASWQRLNPEQQQVLARLTVFRGGFRWEAARVVAGATLNTLEELTAKALITLLPGGRSSFHPLVRAFAISKLAPDDAREWAVRHATHFRERLTLLNHEAGGAASPALVTLLREEEANIRAALQWLISQGAYADLALMAEPVLWSYPLMGRFQDGLAFCETLLPKLQEPPARQARASFMIGYAWLTLFTNDVPRALALGQEVLSVVADQEDPLLRLRALDGYGQACVRALMLTEGREVLRQAETIARELGDPTRLMRTLNNLGLASALLEAFDEARRCNGEAYALYTGGHVPPGMDVIWLLSSISVEWMLQNDLLASRTVLLEALGMIEALGVQGQEPIVSSVLGLVELELALQQREQPNLEVLKARVEQTLASSVISGELFARTLSRGVHGRLSLLDGLRRDGAVAVLTSLSEAWETRNLVVFTWLLPYGVLALKVAGDEVGAAALAAFMAQPASGSVWERSRSERESQMAWSGSPKSAQGSVRIGSASEAARRIQAVLTSLPTDEDQATH